A single window of Streptomyces griseoviridis DNA harbors:
- a CDS encoding NUDIX hydrolase, with amino-acid sequence MRKKLRVAAYAVCVRDDHLLMARWVAGDGPPLWTLPGGGLEHGEDPYDAVRREVEEETGYLMDVTALLGVGAARRLTPPRLSPRRLRRGVDGHAVRVLYEGRITGGDLRDEIGGSTDRAAWHPLAEVPDLHRSDAVDIALALWRQRPATGRLAHPDPEG; translated from the coding sequence ATGCGGAAGAAGCTGAGGGTGGCGGCCTACGCCGTGTGCGTCCGCGACGATCACCTCCTGATGGCCCGCTGGGTCGCGGGCGACGGACCGCCCCTGTGGACCCTGCCGGGCGGCGGCCTCGAACACGGCGAGGACCCCTACGACGCGGTACGCCGCGAGGTCGAGGAGGAGACCGGCTACCTCATGGACGTCACCGCGCTGCTGGGCGTCGGCGCCGCCCGCCGGCTCACCCCGCCCCGCCTCTCGCCCCGCCGCCTCCGCCGCGGTGTCGACGGGCACGCCGTGCGCGTCCTGTACGAGGGCCGGATCACCGGCGGCGACCTGCGCGACGAGATCGGCGGCTCCACCGACCGGGCCGCCTGGCACCCGCTCGCCGAGGTACCGGACCTGCACCGCTCCGACGCCGTCGACATCGCGCTCGCCCTGTGGCGGCAGCGCCCCGCCACCGGACGGCTCGCACACCCCGACCCGGAGGGATAG
- a CDS encoding TIGR03767 family metallophosphoesterase: protein MSRTRSVASSVLGINRRTVLAATGAAAVSAGVGYALRPTESQAATTAETRVVAQSRKAPAAPLAPYTKGTTLAAVAAPRTSTGYRRLGEGPGWKRVVRGELAAAKSGRAARRTALAAFVQLTDLHLIDSQHPMRLEYLRSTDRHAWRPHEALTVQGAVSLVERVNALRGAPVTGSPLHFAMTTGDNTDNNARTELDWFLTIMSGGRITPGSGDPRHYEGVQNSGLTQYWQPDSTVRDADKQAGFPHLAGFLAAATREVRSPGLNLPWYSTVGNHDAMPLGCYGHGDSWLAEYAVGGRKLMALPAADAKKLQNAIKGGKDPQGKAFRDMLKAHTRSMRAVTPDERRAPYTPADYLRAHLDPAHRGLGPVGHGYSSANLAAGTQYYAFRISDDVVGISLDTTDPGGHYEGSIGTAQLKWLDKQLRDNKDGHVIVFSHHTSKTMTNTSHADPARPTERRHNGQEVVALLGSHRNVLAWVNGHIHRNDITPHAAPDGRSFWEISTASHVDFPQLARIIEVVDNKDGTVSLFTTLVESAAPHRTDFADLSQTGLAALYRELSFNAPGASTTLGGDPADRNTELVLKKG from the coding sequence ATGTCGCGCACACGCTCTGTCGCCAGCTCCGTGCTGGGCATCAACCGTCGTACCGTTCTCGCCGCCACCGGCGCGGCGGCCGTCTCCGCGGGCGTCGGCTACGCCCTGCGGCCCACCGAAAGCCAGGCCGCCACCACCGCCGAGACCCGGGTCGTGGCCCAGTCCCGCAAGGCGCCCGCCGCGCCCCTCGCCCCCTACACCAAGGGCACCACCCTGGCGGCCGTCGCCGCGCCCCGCACCTCCACCGGCTACCGCCGCCTCGGCGAGGGACCCGGCTGGAAGCGGGTGGTGCGCGGTGAACTGGCCGCCGCGAAGTCCGGCCGCGCCGCCCGCCGCACCGCGCTCGCCGCGTTCGTACAACTCACCGACCTGCACCTGATCGACAGCCAGCACCCGATGCGCCTGGAGTACCTGCGCTCCACCGACCGGCACGCCTGGCGCCCCCACGAGGCGCTGACCGTGCAGGGCGCGGTGTCGCTGGTCGAGCGGGTCAACGCGCTGCGCGGGGCACCCGTCACCGGCTCGCCGTTGCACTTCGCGATGACGACGGGCGACAACACCGACAACAACGCCAGGACCGAACTCGACTGGTTCCTCACCATCATGAGCGGCGGCCGGATCACCCCAGGCTCCGGGGACCCCCGCCACTACGAGGGCGTCCAGAACAGCGGGCTCACGCAGTACTGGCAGCCCGACTCGACCGTCAGGGACGCCGACAAGCAGGCCGGGTTCCCGCACCTGGCGGGCTTCCTCGCCGCCGCCACCCGCGAGGTCCGCAGCCCCGGCCTCAACCTGCCCTGGTACTCCACGGTCGGCAACCACGACGCGATGCCGCTCGGCTGCTACGGCCACGGCGACTCCTGGCTCGCCGAGTACGCCGTCGGCGGCAGGAAGCTGATGGCTCTGCCCGCGGCCGACGCGAAGAAGCTCCAGAACGCCATCAAGGGCGGCAAGGACCCGCAGGGCAAGGCGTTCCGCGACATGCTCAAGGCGCACACCCGCTCCATGCGCGCGGTCACCCCCGACGAACGCCGCGCCCCCTACACCCCGGCCGACTACCTCAGGGCGCACCTGGACCCGGCCCACCGCGGCCTCGGCCCGGTCGGCCACGGCTACTCCTCCGCGAACCTCGCCGCGGGCACCCAGTACTACGCCTTCCGCATCTCGGACGACGTCGTCGGCATCAGCCTCGACACCACCGACCCGGGCGGCCACTACGAAGGGTCAATCGGCACCGCCCAGTTGAAGTGGCTGGACAAGCAACTGCGGGACAACAAGGACGGCCACGTCATCGTCTTCAGCCACCACACCAGCAAGACGATGACCAACACCAGCCACGCCGACCCGGCCCGCCCGACCGAGCGCAGGCACAACGGCCAGGAGGTCGTGGCGCTCCTCGGCAGCCACCGCAATGTCCTCGCCTGGGTGAACGGCCACATCCACCGCAACGACATCACCCCGCACGCGGCGCCCGACGGCCGCTCCTTCTGGGAGATCTCCACGGCCTCGCACGTCGACTTCCCCCAACTCGCCCGGATCATCGAGGTGGTGGACAACAAGGACGGCACGGTCTCGCTGTTCACCACGCTCGTCGAGTCGGCGGCCCCGCACCGCACGGACTTCGCCGACCTCTCCCAGACCGGACTCGCCGCCCTCTACCGGGAGTTGTCCTTCAACGCCCCCGGCGCCAGCACCACGCTGGGCGGCGACCCGGCCGACCGCAACACCGAACTCGTACTGAAGAAGGGCTGA